The following proteins are co-located in the Candidatus Competibacteraceae bacterium genome:
- the gyrA gene encoding DNA gyrase subunit A: MTDIAKEILPVNLEDEMRQSYLDYAMSVIVGRALPDVRDGLKPVHRRVLFAMSELGNDWNKPYKKSARVVGDVIGKYHPHGDSAVYDTIVRMAQPFSLRYMLVDGQGNFGSIDGDAPAAMRYTEVRMARVAHELLADLDKETVDFVPNYDESEREPSVFPTRLPNLLVNGSSGIAVGMATNIPPHNLTEVVDACMALIDDPLLNIAELMRYIPGPDFPTAALINGASGIREAYETGRGRVRMRARTEIETDELRNRQAIIVTELPYQVNKARLIEKIAELVKDRKLEGITELRDESDKDGLRIYIELRRGEAAEVVLNNLFLHTSLQCVFGINMVALVEGQPRLLNLKQILEAFLAHRREVVVRRTVFDLRKARERAHIVEGLAVALANLDPLIALIRAAADPATARVALLEQAWMPGAVTDLLARSGAAASRPEDLPAECGLSEVGYRLSPAQAQAILDLRLHRLTGLEQRKLLDEYQDLLSRIQDYLEILTVPERLTAVIRAELLELRAQYSDARRTQILPDEQNLNLEDLINEEAMVVTLSHAGYVKSQPLSLYRAQKRGGRGRAATTFKEEDFVDKLFVASTHDTILCFSNYGKVYWKKVYELPQASRTARGRPIVNLLPLEEGERINAVLAVREFSDDHDVFFATANGTVKKTPLSAYSRPRPSGIIAIDLREGDQLVNVALTHGQSDVMLFTDAGKVLRFAETEVRDMGRSACGVRGIRLGAEQKVIALIVVGEGTVLTVTENGYGKRTPVDDYPRRGRGGQGVISIQTSERNGRVTGAVQVESDHDIMLITDGGTLVRTRVEEISLVSRNTQGVKLISLQGDEKLVGVEKIESIGEVDVPNDVSVDDESAPPEDAQDDEEPAA; encoded by the coding sequence ATGACTGATATCGCCAAAGAAATCCTGCCGGTCAATCTGGAAGACGAAATGCGGCAGTCCTACCTCGATTACGCCATGAGCGTGATCGTCGGGCGGGCGCTGCCGGACGTGCGCGACGGACTGAAGCCGGTGCATCGGCGGGTGTTGTTCGCCATGAGCGAACTGGGCAACGACTGGAACAAACCGTACAAGAAATCCGCCCGCGTGGTCGGTGACGTGATCGGTAAGTACCACCCACACGGTGATTCCGCGGTCTACGACACCATCGTGCGCATGGCGCAGCCCTTTTCCCTGCGCTACATGCTGGTGGACGGGCAGGGCAACTTCGGCAGCATCGACGGCGACGCCCCGGCCGCGATGCGCTACACCGAAGTGCGCATGGCCCGCGTCGCCCACGAACTGCTGGCCGATCTCGACAAGGAAACGGTCGATTTCGTCCCCAATTACGACGAATCGGAGCGCGAGCCGTCGGTCTTCCCGACCCGCTTGCCCAACCTGCTGGTCAACGGCTCCTCCGGCATCGCCGTCGGCATGGCCACCAATATCCCGCCGCATAATCTGACCGAGGTGGTGGATGCCTGCATGGCGCTGATCGACGACCCGTTGCTGAATATCGCCGAGCTGATGCGCTACATTCCGGGGCCGGATTTCCCCACCGCCGCGCTGATCAACGGCGCCAGCGGCATCCGCGAAGCCTACGAGACCGGTCGCGGCCGGGTGCGAATGCGCGCCAGGACCGAAATCGAAACCGACGAGCTGCGCAACCGGCAGGCGATCATCGTCACCGAGCTGCCCTATCAGGTGAATAAGGCTCGGCTGATTGAAAAAATCGCGGAGCTGGTCAAGGACCGCAAACTGGAGGGCATCACCGAACTGCGCGACGAATCCGACAAGGACGGCTTGCGCATCTATATCGAATTGCGACGCGGCGAGGCCGCCGAGGTCGTGCTGAACAACCTGTTTCTGCACACCTCGCTGCAATGCGTGTTCGGCATCAACATGGTGGCGCTGGTCGAAGGCCAGCCGCGCCTGCTCAACCTCAAGCAGATTCTGGAAGCCTTCCTGGCGCACCGCCGCGAAGTGGTGGTGCGGCGCACCGTCTTCGATCTGCGCAAGGCCCGCGAGCGGGCTCACATCGTCGAAGGATTGGCGGTGGCGCTGGCCAACCTCGATCCCCTGATCGCGCTGATCCGCGCCGCCGCCGATCCCGCCACCGCCCGCGTCGCGCTGCTGGAGCAGGCATGGATGCCGGGTGCGGTCACCGATCTGTTGGCCCGCTCCGGCGCGGCGGCGTCGCGGCCGGAGGATCTGCCGGCGGAATGTGGCCTGAGTGAAGTCGGCTACCGGTTGTCGCCGGCCCAGGCGCAGGCGATTCTGGATTTGCGACTGCATCGGCTGACCGGGTTGGAACAGCGCAAACTGCTGGACGAGTATCAGGATTTGCTATCCCGCATCCAGGACTACCTGGAGATCCTCACCGTGCCGGAACGCTTGACGGCGGTGATTCGCGCCGAACTGCTGGAGCTGCGCGCCCAGTACAGCGACGCCCGCCGCACCCAGATCCTGCCCGACGAACAGAATCTGAATCTCGAAGACCTGATCAATGAAGAGGCCATGGTGGTCACGCTGTCGCACGCCGGCTACGTCAAGTCGCAGCCTTTGTCCTTGTATCGGGCGCAAAAACGCGGCGGGCGCGGCCGGGCGGCCACCACCTTCAAGGAAGAGGATTTTGTCGATAAACTGTTTGTCGCTAGCACCCACGACACCATCCTTTGTTTCTCCAACTACGGCAAGGTGTACTGGAAGAAAGTCTACGAGCTGCCGCAGGCCAGCCGGACCGCGCGCGGTCGCCCCATCGTCAACCTGCTGCCGCTGGAAGAGGGCGAACGGATCAACGCGGTATTGGCGGTGCGCGAGTTCAGCGATGATCATGATGTGTTCTTCGCCACCGCCAACGGCACGGTCAAGAAGACGCCGCTATCGGCCTATTCCCGGCCGCGTCCCAGTGGCATCATCGCCATCGACCTGCGCGAGGGCGACCAGTTGGTCAACGTGGCGCTGACCCACGGTCAGAGCGATGTGATGCTGTTCACCGACGCCGGCAAGGTGTTGCGTTTTGCCGAGACCGAGGTGCGCGACATGGGTCGCTCCGCCTGTGGGGTGCGCGGTATCCGCCTGGGCGCCGAGCAGAAGGTCATCGCCCTGATCGTGGTGGGTGAAGGCACGGTGCTGACCGTCACCGAAAACGGTTACGGCAAGCGCACGCCGGTCGATGACTACCCACGCCGGGGCCGGGGTGGCCAGGGCGTCATTTCCATTCAGACCTCCGAGCGTAACGGCCGGGTCACCGGCGCGGTGCAGGTCGAGAGCGACCACGACATCATGCTGATTACCGACGGGGGTACGCTGGTGCGCACCCGGGTCGAAGAGATTTCACTGGTGAGTCGCAACACCCAGGGGGTGAAGCTGATCAGCCTGCAAGGCGATGAGAAGCTGGTCGGAGTCGAGAAAATCGAAAGCATCGGCGAGGTGGACGTTCCCAACGATGTATCGGTCGATGACGAAAGCGCGCCGCCGGAAGACGCCCAGGATGACGAGGAGCCGGCGGCATGA
- the argH gene encoding argininosuccinate lyase produces the protein MSDTQTNQTWGGRFTESTDAFVAAFTASVEFDRRMYRQDINASMAHARMLARVGVLSREDCAAIVRGLEEIRAEIERGEFEWSLALEDVHMNIEARLIERIGDAGKRLHTGRSRNDQVATDIRLYLRDAIDAIQAELRRLLGGLADLATRETDTIMPGFTHLQVAQPVTFGHHLLAWFEMLKRDYERLMDCRKRVNIMPLGAAALAGTSYPLDRHYTAQLLDFDAPCANSLDAVSDRDFAIELTAAAAILMTHLSRMSEELVLWSSAQFDFIDLPDRFCTGSSIMPQKKNPDVPELVRGKVGRVNGHLVALLTLMKSQPLAYNKDNQEDKEPLFDTVDTVLGCLRAFADMVPALRPKRENMFQAARRGFATATDLADYLVRKGVPFRDAHEVVGKAVRLGIETDRDLADMTLVELQRFSPLIEDDVFVVLSLEGSVAARDVLGGTAPNRVRAATAQARTWLAELA, from the coding sequence GATGCGTTCGTGGCGGCGTTTACCGCTTCGGTCGAGTTTGACCGGCGGATGTACCGCCAGGATATCAATGCTTCGATGGCCCACGCCCGGATGCTGGCACGGGTGGGGGTGCTGTCGCGGGAGGATTGCGCGGCCATCGTGCGCGGCTTGGAGGAGATTCGCGCCGAGATCGAGCGCGGCGAGTTCGAATGGTCGCTGGCGCTGGAAGATGTACATATGAATATCGAGGCACGGCTGATCGAGCGGATCGGCGACGCCGGCAAGCGACTGCATACCGGTCGTTCGCGCAACGATCAGGTCGCCACCGATATCCGGCTGTACCTGCGCGATGCCATCGACGCGATTCAAGCCGAACTGCGCCGCTTGCTGGGTGGCTTGGCGGATCTGGCGACCCGCGAGACCGATACCATCATGCCCGGTTTCACCCATCTGCAAGTCGCACAACCGGTGACCTTCGGCCATCATCTGCTGGCTTGGTTCGAGATGCTCAAGCGGGATTACGAGCGACTGATGGACTGTCGCAAACGGGTCAACATTATGCCGCTGGGCGCGGCGGCGCTGGCGGGCACCAGTTATCCGCTGGATCGGCATTACACCGCGCAACTGCTGGATTTCGATGCGCCCTGCGCCAATTCCCTGGATGCGGTCAGCGACCGCGACTTCGCCATCGAATTGACCGCCGCCGCCGCGATCCTGATGACTCATTTGTCGCGGATGTCGGAGGAGTTGGTGCTATGGTCGTCGGCGCAGTTCGATTTCATCGATCTGCCGGATCGGTTCTGTACCGGTTCCTCGATCATGCCGCAGAAGAAGAATCCCGACGTGCCGGAACTGGTGCGCGGCAAGGTCGGGCGGGTCAACGGCCATCTGGTGGCGTTGCTGACGCTGATGAAGAGCCAGCCCTTGGCTTATAACAAGGATAACCAGGAAGACAAGGAGCCGCTGTTCGATACGGTCGATACCGTGCTGGGTTGTCTGCGTGCTTTCGCCGACATGGTGCCGGCTTTGCGTCCCAAGCGCGAGAATATGTTTCAGGCCGCCCGGCGCGGTTTCGCCACCGCCACCGATCTGGCCGACTATCTGGTGCGTAAGGGCGTGCCATTCCGCGACGCGCATGAGGTCGTCGGCAAGGCGGTACGCTTGGGAATCGAGACCGACCGCGATTTGGCGGACATGACGCTGGTGGAACTGCAACGGTTCTCGCCATTGATCGAGGACGACGTGTTCGTGGTGCTGTCGCTGGAGGGGTCGGTGGCGGCCCGCGATGTATTGGGCGGCACCGCGCCGAACCGAGTGCGCGCGGCGACGGCACAGGCGCGGACCTGGCTGGCGGAATTGGCTTGA
- a CDS encoding histidinol-phosphate transaminase, whose translation MSCDFLSLAAPGVRTLQPYQPGKPESELRREYGLSDIVKLASNENPLGPSPRAMTAVREALGGLARYPDGNGFELKSALSAKLGISTSMLTLGNGSNDVLELVARAFLTPEHAAIFSEHAFAVYPIVTQAIGATARIAKANPPDHAIPHGHDPAALLASIDDRTRVMFIANPNNPTGTWLKTAELEALLEAVPTRVIVVVDEAYSEYVETEADCPSALRWLDRFPNLIVTRTFSKAYGLAGLRVGYAVSHPQVADLLNRVRQPFNVNSLALVAAAAALDDVEHLEHSRATNRAGMRQLRDACRQWDLTWLPSAGNFLCVNMGRPGREVFVALLKRGVIARPVDNYGLPRYLRISIGTEAENARWIEAMHDILRG comes from the coding sequence ATGTCCTGCGATTTCCTCTCCCTCGCCGCCCCCGGCGTGCGCACCCTGCAACCCTACCAGCCCGGCAAGCCGGAGAGCGAATTGCGCCGGGAATACGGTCTAAGCGACATCGTCAAGCTGGCCTCCAACGAGAATCCGCTCGGTCCCAGCCCCAGGGCCATGACCGCCGTGCGGGAAGCGCTGGGTGGGCTGGCCCGCTACCCCGACGGCAACGGTTTCGAGCTTAAATCGGCGCTGTCCGCCAAGCTCGGTATCTCCACCTCGATGCTGACGCTCGGCAACGGTTCCAACGACGTGCTGGAACTGGTGGCGCGAGCCTTTCTGACGCCGGAGCACGCCGCGATATTTTCCGAACATGCTTTCGCCGTCTATCCCATTGTCACCCAAGCCATCGGCGCGACCGCTCGTATCGCCAAGGCCAATCCACCCGACCATGCCATACCCCATGGCCACGATCCGGCGGCCCTGTTGGCATCGATCGACGACCGTACCCGGGTGATGTTCATCGCCAATCCCAACAATCCCACCGGCACCTGGCTGAAAACGGCGGAACTGGAAGCTTTGCTGGAAGCCGTGCCCACGCGGGTCATCGTGGTGGTGGACGAGGCGTATAGCGAATACGTCGAGACCGAGGCGGACTGTCCCAGCGCCCTGCGCTGGCTCGACCGTTTCCCCAATCTCATCGTCACCCGGACCTTTTCCAAGGCTTACGGTTTGGCCGGGCTGCGGGTCGGGTATGCGGTCTCCCATCCTCAGGTGGCCGATCTGTTAAACCGGGTGCGCCAGCCGTTCAACGTCAACAGCCTGGCGCTGGTCGCGGCGGCGGCGGCGCTGGATGATGTCGAGCACTTGGAGCACAGTCGGGCGACCAACCGCGCCGGCATGAGACAGTTGCGGGACGCTTGCCGCCAATGGGACCTGACGTGGTTGCCATCGGCCGGCAATTTTCTGTGCGTGAACATGGGCCGGCCGGGCCGGGAGGTATTCGTGGCATTGCTGAAGCGCGGCGTCATCGCCCGTCCGGTGGACAACTACGGCTTGCCGCGCTATCTGCGGATCAGCATCGGTACCGAAGCGGAAAACGCCCGCTGGATCGAGGCCATGCACGACATATTGCGAGGTTGA
- a CDS encoding IS982 family transposase, translating to MPLEDFIITVFCWVEEHLEALLGDHRLRQRGFAPKLADSEVITMEVVGEFLGLDTDVGIWKYFRRHWPSWFPRLGSRTTFAQQAANLWVVKQRLHRHLLIDLGAVTDPIHLVDGCPMPVCMLTRAPQCRCFPEAAGFGYCAAKKQYYYGLHGHLMITFDGVITAWTVTPAAGDEREALWDLTDGVHGLVIGDKGYLSACLQAELATTGIDLQTPLRANMADSRAPWIIQQLTRTRRLVETVIGQLTEQFHFEKIRARDVWHLTSRIARKILAHTLGIFMNRQIGRSDLQFESLIA from the coding sequence ATGCCGCTTGAAGACTTTATCATCACGGTGTTTTGCTGGGTAGAAGAACACCTGGAAGCCCTGCTGGGGGATCATCGCTTGCGCCAGCGTGGTTTTGCCCCGAAGTTGGCGGACAGCGAAGTGATCACCATGGAGGTGGTGGGTGAGTTTCTGGGTTTGGATACCGATGTGGGCATCTGGAAGTATTTCCGTCGTCATTGGCCGTCGTGGTTTCCAAGACTCGGATCGCGAACCACGTTTGCCCAGCAAGCGGCCAATCTCTGGGTCGTCAAACAGCGGCTGCATCGGCATCTGCTGATCGACTTGGGGGCGGTGACGGACCCTATTCACCTCGTCGATGGCTGCCCCATGCCGGTGTGTATGCTGACCCGTGCCCCGCAATGCCGATGTTTTCCCGAGGCGGCCGGCTTCGGCTATTGCGCGGCAAAAAAGCAGTATTATTATGGACTTCATGGTCACTTGATGATCACATTCGATGGCGTGATCACGGCGTGGACGGTGACCCCCGCCGCCGGTGATGAACGCGAAGCGCTTTGGGATTTGACGGACGGCGTTCACGGCTTGGTCATTGGCGACAAGGGATACCTGAGCGCCTGTCTTCAGGCGGAACTGGCAACCACGGGGATCGATTTGCAAACCCCCTTGCGGGCGAACATGGCCGATTCCCGTGCGCCTTGGATCATCCAACAACTGACGAGAACCCGCCGCCTCGTGGAAACCGTCATCGGTCAACTGACCGAGCAGTTTCATTTTGAGAAAATCCGGGCGCGGGATGTTTGGCACTTGACGAGTCGGATCGCCCGAAAAATCTTGGCGCACACCTTGGGTATTTTCATGAACCGGCAAATCGGTCGGTCAGACCTGCAGTTTGAGAGCCTGATCGCCTGA
- the pheA gene encoding prephenate dehydratase, with the protein MSEADSLRALRERIDALDRQIQTLISERASCAQQVGAIKQAAGATGNFYRPEREAQVLRRVIETNPGPLSSEEMARLFREIMSACLALEEPLRIAFLGPEGTFTQAAALKHFGKSIHSIPLRAIDEVFREVEAGSADYGVVPVENSTEGVVNHTLDMFLQSPLRICGEVQIRINHHLITRAVDLMAIRRIYSHRQSLAQCREWLDANLPRVEQVEASSNGEAALRVRDEADAAAIAGQCAADIYRLPTLVRNIEDEPNNTTRFLIIGTQPIAPSGDDKTALLVASLNRSGALFKLLEPLARNNVSMSRIESRPSRRGMWDYVFFIDLDGHAQDEPVASTLTELREQASLFRVLGSYPKGVL; encoded by the coding sequence ATGAGCGAGGCGGACAGCCTGCGTGCGCTGCGTGAGCGCATCGATGCGCTGGACCGACAAATCCAGACATTGATCTCCGAGCGGGCGAGCTGCGCGCAGCAGGTGGGCGCGATCAAGCAGGCCGCTGGCGCCACCGGCAATTTTTACCGCCCCGAACGCGAGGCACAGGTGTTACGGCGGGTGATCGAAACCAATCCAGGGCCGCTGAGCAGCGAGGAAATGGCCCGGCTGTTCCGCGAGATCATGTCGGCCTGTCTGGCGCTGGAAGAGCCACTCCGCATCGCCTTTCTCGGCCCGGAAGGGACCTTTACCCAGGCGGCGGCGCTCAAGCACTTCGGCAAGTCCATTCACAGCATCCCCTTGCGGGCCATCGATGAGGTGTTCCGCGAGGTCGAGGCCGGCTCCGCCGACTACGGCGTGGTGCCGGTGGAGAATTCCACCGAAGGGGTGGTCAACCATACTCTGGACATGTTTCTGCAATCGCCGCTGCGGATTTGCGGCGAGGTGCAGATCCGCATCAACCATCATCTGATCACCCGCGCCGTCGATCTGATGGCCATCCGCCGCATCTATTCCCACCGGCAGTCGCTGGCGCAGTGCCGCGAATGGCTGGATGCGAATTTGCCTCGGGTCGAACAGGTCGAGGCGAGCAGCAACGGCGAGGCGGCGCTGCGGGTGCGCGACGAGGCGGACGCGGCGGCGATCGCCGGCCAGTGCGCGGCGGACATCTATCGATTGCCGACCCTGGTGCGCAATATCGAGGACGAGCCGAACAACACCACCCGCTTCCTGATTATCGGCACCCAGCCGATTGCGCCGTCTGGCGACGACAAGACCGCGCTGCTGGTGGCTTCGCTCAACCGGTCCGGCGCGCTGTTCAAGCTGCTGGAACCACTGGCCCGGAACAATGTGAGCATGAGCCGCATCGAATCGCGGCCCTCGCGGCGCGGCATGTGGGATTACGTGTTCTTCATCGATCTGGATGGTCACGCTCAGGACGAACCAGTGGCCAGTACGCTGACCGAACTGCGCGAGCAGGCCAGCCTGTTCCGGGTGCTGGGCTCGTATCCCAAGGGCGTGCTTTGA
- a CDS encoding fibronectin type III domain-containing protein — MYYGHASRNYTDSIDVGDQTQYTLTDLEAGTTYYFAITAYDTTQTIRSDFSNEVHYPALATSPNASLESPTQGSFESGIGLIRGWVCQANTVEVRIDNGAWRQVAYGTARLDTVEICGDADNGFGYTFNWNRLGNGSHNLRAFADGVEFANVNFTVTSLGMEYLQGVSGEFVLPNFPVTGNDIAVRWSEPHQNFMMVDANRNLTDPQLTMTVPLAQFPAYLESPQQGSFESGIGLIRGWICQAGTVEIQIDGGARRQVAYGTARPDTVEICGDADNGFGYTFNWNRLGNGSHNLRAFADGVEFANVNFTVTSLGVEYLQGVSGEFVLPNFPVTGNDIAVRWSESHQNFVIVNGQANSR, encoded by the coding sequence TTGTACTATGGTCATGCCAGCCGGAACTACACCGACAGCATCGATGTTGGTGATCAGACCCAATATACCTTGACGGACCTTGAGGCGGGAACGACTTACTATTTTGCGATTACCGCCTACGATACGACCCAGACGATCAGAAGCGATTTCTCCAACGAAGTCCACTACCCAGCGTTGGCTACTTCGCCAAACGCCAGTCTGGAAAGCCCGACACAAGGTTCCTTCGAGAGTGGGATCGGCCTGATCCGGGGTTGGGTTTGCCAAGCCAATACCGTGGAGGTGCGGATCGACAATGGCGCGTGGCGGCAAGTGGCTTACGGCACCGCGCGGCTCGACACGGTCGAAATTTGCGGTGACGCCGACAACGGCTTTGGCTACACCTTCAACTGGAACCGGCTGGGCAACGGTAGCCACAACTTGCGGGCCTTCGCCGACGGTGTGGAATTCGCCAACGTCAACTTTACCGTGACCAGCTTGGGCATGGAGTATCTGCAAGGGGTCAGCGGCGAGTTTGTCCTGCCGAATTTTCCAGTCACCGGCAATGACATTGCCGTGCGCTGGTCCGAGCCTCATCAGAATTTCATGATGGTCGATGCCAACCGAAATCTGACCGATCCACAGCTGACCATGACCGTCCCGCTGGCGCAATTCCCCGCCTATCTGGAAAGCCCCCAACAAGGCTCCTTCGAAAGCGGGATCGGCCTGATCCGGGGTTGGATCTGCCAAGCCGGCACGGTGGAAATCCAGATCGATGGCGGCGCGCGGCGGCAAGTGGCTTACGGCACCGCGCGGCCCGACACGGTCGAAATTTGCGGTGACGCCGACAACGGCTTTGGTTACACCTTCAACTGGAACCGGCTGGGCAACGGTAGCCACAACTTGCGGGCCTTCGCCGACGGTGTGGAATTCGCCAACGTCAACTTTACCGTGACCAGCTTGGGCGTGGAGTATCTGCAAGGAGTCAGCGGCGAGTTTGTCCTGCCGAATTTTCCAGTCACCGGCAATGACATTGCCGTGCGCTGGTCCGAATCCCACCAGAATTTCGTGATCGTGAACGGGCAGGCCAATTCACGCTAG
- the sugE gene encoding quaternary ammonium compound efflux SMR transporter SugE: MTWAMLFLAGLFETGWAIGLKYTDGFARLWPTLWTILAMVISLWLLGIAMKTLPVGTAYSVWVGVGAVGTVILGIVLFGEPANTARLISVAFIIAGIVGLKLTVPA, encoded by the coding sequence ATGACTTGGGCTATGCTTTTTCTTGCGGGACTGTTTGAAACGGGATGGGCTATTGGGCTGAAATACACGGATGGATTCGCCCGGTTGTGGCCGACTTTATGGACGATTCTGGCGATGGTTATTAGTCTGTGGCTACTGGGGATTGCTATGAAGACACTCCCGGTCGGCACAGCCTATAGTGTATGGGTCGGTGTGGGTGCTGTCGGCACCGTGATCCTCGGAATCGTACTGTTTGGAGAGCCGGCCAATACGGCTCGCCTCATAAGTGTAGCGTTCATCATTGCGGGTATTGTCGGTCTTAAACTTACAGTGCCGGCCTAA
- a CDS encoding Bax inhibitor-1/YccA family protein, with product MLQKNDVLAKAPFTLTLDKPAVGNKVLRNTYLLLSMTLLFSAVTAGIAMAANAAPLHWLITLGGYFGLLFVVTRLRDSVWGLAAVFALTGFLGYTLGPILNFYLSLPNGSQVVMTALGGTGAIFLALSGYAVVSRKDFSFMGSFLMVGILVAFLAGLGAMLFNIPTLSLAVSGMFILLMSGMILWQTSEIIHGGETNYIMATVSLYITIFNLLLSLLQILGVVSGDD from the coding sequence ATGTTGCAGAAAAACGATGTTCTGGCCAAGGCGCCCTTCACGCTGACGCTGGATAAGCCGGCCGTCGGCAACAAGGTCCTGCGCAATACCTACCTGCTGCTATCGATGACTCTACTATTCAGCGCGGTTACCGCCGGCATCGCCATGGCTGCCAACGCCGCGCCGCTGCACTGGCTGATCACGCTGGGCGGTTATTTTGGCTTATTGTTCGTGGTCACCCGGTTGCGCGACAGCGTCTGGGGTCTGGCCGCGGTGTTCGCCCTGACCGGCTTCCTTGGCTACACGCTGGGACCGATTCTCAATTTTTACCTCAGCTTACCGAACGGCTCGCAGGTGGTGATGACCGCGCTGGGCGGTACTGGCGCGATCTTCCTGGCGCTGTCCGGCTACGCGGTGGTCAGCCGCAAGGACTTCAGCTTTATGGGGTCCTTCCTGATGGTGGGTATCCTGGTCGCGTTCCTGGCCGGGCTGGGCGCGATGCTGTTCAACATCCCGACCCTGTCGCTGGCGGTATCGGGGATGTTCATTCTGCTGATGTCGGGCATGATCCTCTGGCAGACCAGTGAAATCATCCACGGCGGCGAAACCAACTACATCATGGCCACCGTCAGCCTGTACATCACCATCTTCAACCTGCTGCTGAGCCTGCTGCAGATTCTGGGTGTCGTGTCCGGCGACGACTGA